The DNA region TCTCGCGTCACCGAGAGGCGGATATCAAGGGTAGCCCGGGACTACTGGAAGAAGGGGAGTCTGAAGATGAGGAGATATCCGTTCAGCATGAGGACCGTTCCGAGAATGGCAGAGACGAGAGAGAAGTAGAAGACGGGAAGGGAAAGGGCGAGAATCGATATCGATGCCATGACGATGGCTATCTGGAGAAAGACTTCCGCATAGTCAAAATACGGGTCTTTAGACCGGTTCTTATCCCGTTCACGTTCGAGTTCTTTCGCATCCTCTTCGATCTTCTTCTTCTCAGAATTGTACCTGACCTCTTCCTCCTTCAGGTTCTTCAGCATCGCCTCGAATTGTTTCCGTACCTCGGGGTTCATGGCCCTGCCCCGTTCGAGGATGTCGGTTTCGAGCCGGCTCTTCTGGAGCCTGTAGAGATGCTCTCTCACTACCTTCGACTGATAAAAGGCCCACTGGTCAGAAGATTGCTGCTGCGCGAGGAGCATCTCCTTCATCGCATGATTCCCTCCGAGGGATGTCACCGCGAGGAGCACTGCGAATACTGCGGTAGTGAGGGCAACGCGCCGGGTAAATCTCTTCCCCCTCACCTCTTCAAGTTCATCCGTTTTGGGCAGCTCGACTTCCGGCATCTCCCGACCTCCTCACAGAATTTCAAACGTTCCTTACTACCGTCTTTCCGGCAGCGTGACCACACGTTTCGACACAGTGTGACTCATACATCAGCCACATCATCCCTTTTCTCTCTCAGCAAATTCAACTACCCCGACCCTTCTGAATCTCTTATACCGCTCCTCTATGAGTTTGCCCGGGGTCTTCGCCTTCAGCTCCTCCAGGGCATTGAGAACGGTCTCGGCTACCGAACCGGCAACGGTCTCATGGCTCCTGTGGGCACCTCCCGGCGGCTCCGGGATGATATCATCGATCACCTTGAACTCGAGAAGGTCACGAGCCGTGAGCCTCAGTGCCTGCGCCGCCTTGTCAAATTCTCCGGGAGTCAAATCTCCATTTTTTTTCTTCAAAAGGATCGCCGCGCAGCCTTCAGGAGATATTACAGAATAGACGGCATGTTCAAGCATATATAATCGGTCCGAGACCCCCAGCGCGATGGCGCCGCCGCTCCCCCCCTCCCCGATCACAACGGATACGATCGGGGTCTTGACCCTGGACATCTCCATGAGATTCGTGGCGATCGCTTCGGCCTGCCCCCTCTCCTCGGCCCCTATCCCGGGGAACGCGCCCGGCGTGTCGATTAACGTCAGTACTGGTATCTTAAACCTCTCCGCGAGTCGCATGAGCCGGAGGGCCTTTCTATAACCCTCAGGATGTGGCTGTCCGAAATTCCTCTGTATCCTCTCCCTCGTCCCCCGTCCCTTCTGATGCCCTATGACCATAACGGTTGTGCCGCCGACCTTTCCCAATCCTCCGATGACCGCGGGATCGTCGGCGAATCTCCTGTCACCATGCAGCTCAACAAACCCTTCCGTCATGATCGAAATGTAATCGAGGGTATAGGGTCTGTCCGGGTGACGTGCGATCATCGTCCTCTGCCAGGGAGACAGGTTTGCAAATATCTCTGTCCCGAGGTCCCGGACTTTTTTCTCGAGTTTCTTTATCTCCGACGTCATATCAATATCCTTTCCGTCGGAAAGGCGCTTCAATTCATCTATCTTCGTCTCGAGCGCCTCGATAGGCTTCTCGAATTCTAGGTAATATCTCATCCTGCCTTCACCGTCCCTTTTCCTGTCAGCCTCTCTATGCTGTCGATTAGATCCTGAGAGGGTTCTAAGGAAAGGTCTGTGTCGATCTCGACGAGGGCGCCCTCAACTTCGACAAGGAGACATACGCGGGCGCCGCCTCTTCTCTCGTTGTATCCGGAGAAAAGCTCCCGGAGTTTCTCCAGGCCGCCGGGCTCAGCAGGAGATTTGATCCTAATAGCGATCTTCCGGGAGTTCTTCTGCGCCATAAGATCCTCGATCCTCGCGATCTCCCTTGATACGAGTTTAATCCCCTTTTCTGTCCTGTCGACGGTCCCTTTCACGCTTATAAGGCTGTCCTTATTCAGGATGCCCGACAAATTCCTGTACATCTCGGGAAAAACGAGAACCTCGACCCTGCCGTCCTCATCTTCGAGGGTAAGATAAGCCATGGTTTCAGCCTTGCCCTTCGTCTTGATCTTCTTAATTCCGCTCACAACGCCCGCCACATGGATCTCCTGTTTGTCGAGCGCATCCTCGAGTTCTGACATCCTCTTCACATGCAGTGACGCCATACCCTCCCTGTATCTCGAGAGGGGGTGGCCCGTTATGTAAAAACCGAGGGCTTCCTTTTCGTGCTTCAGAATTTCCGTAGTATCCCACTCCGCGCCACCCTTCTGGTCGAAAACCTCATCGTGCCCAAAAAGGCTGCAGGCAGCTTGCTGGCCGTTTGAAGATTCGATGACAGCCATTGCGGCTGACCTGCTTATCCCGAGTGAGTCAAAGGCACCTGACTTTACAAGACTCTCCACAACCTTCTTGTTGACCTTCTTCCCGTCGATCCTCTGGAGAAATTCCCCCATGGATTGGAAGGGACCGCCGTCCTCCCTCACGGAAAGAATCGATTCGATAGCAGCAGAACCGACTCCCTTCACCGCCTCGAGTCCGAAGCGAATGCCGTTCCCGATCACCTTGAACTCCCTGCCGCCCAGATTGATATCAGGAGGTAAGATATCGATCGACATCTTCTTGCATTCCCCTATCGACTTCACGATCTTGTCGGTGTTATCCGTATCGGTACTCAGCGTTGCCGCCATGAATTCCACGGGGAAGTGGGCCTTGAGATAGGCGGTCTGGTAAGCGACATAGGCATACGCAGCGGAATGGGATTTGTTGAAGCCGTACATGGCGAAGGGTTCCATATTCTCAAAGAGTCTCGCAGCCTTTTTCTCGGGAATCCCGTTGGCGACAGCCCCTTTGATGAAGCCCTCCTTCTGCTTCTCCATCTCCTCCGGTCTCTTCTTCCCCATCGCCCTCCTCAGGATGTCCGCCTGTCCCATCGAGAAATTCGCTATCTTGTTGGCGATCATCATGACCTGTTCCTGGTAGAGGATTATCCCGTACGTTTCATCGAGTATCTCCCGCAACTGGGGCATCTCATAGGAGACCTTCGCCTCCCCTTTCTTGCGCTTGATAAAGTCATCAATCCAGCCCATCGGCCCCGGCCGATAAAGGGCAACAAGCGCTATGAGGTCCTCGAATCGGTTCGGCTGCATCCGTCTCAGGATGTCTCGCATGCCTTCGCTTTCGAGTTGGAATACGCCCGTCGTCTGGCCGGAGCTAAGGAGACTGTAGGTCTCCTGATCATCAAAGGGGATGTCAGGGAGGGAGAGTTCTCTGCCGTTGGCCTTGATGTATTCGAGGGTTCTTTCGAGGACCGTTAAGGTCTTCAGTCCAAGGAAGTCAAACTTCAGGAGTCCGATGCTCTCCACTGCTCCCATGTCGAACTGGGTCGTTATCGTACCGTCAGCCGGGTTTCTATAAAGCGGTGCATACTCGGTGAGCGGCTCGGGGGAGACGACGACGCCCGCAGCATGGGTGGATGCATGCCGGCAGAGACCTTCGAGCCTCTTCGCTATGTCGATGAGGTCTCTCACCTTCTGATCCCCGTCATATAATTCCCTGAGTTGAGGCTCGGACTTGAGCGCCTCATCGATAGTAATGTTCAGGGTATTCGGGATGATCTTTGCAATCCGGTCCACCTCGGCGTAGGGCATGTCGAGTCCCCTGCCCACATCTCTGATCGCCGCTTTCGCTGCCATCGTTCCGAAGGTTATGATCTGCGCCACATGGTCATCACCATATTTATTGGAGACATAGGATATCACCTCACCCCTTCTGTCCTTGCAGAAATCGACATCGATGTCCGGCATGCTCACCCGCTCGGGATTGAGAAACCTCTCGAAGAGGAGATTGTATTTTATCGGGTCTATCTCCGTTATCCCGAGACAGTAGGCCACGAGGCTCCCTGCTGCGGAACCTCTGCCGGGACCGACCGGAATACCCCGTTTCTTGGCAAAACTGATAAAGTCCCAGACGATAAGAAAATAAGAGGCGTACTTCATCCTATTAATGATCTCAAGTTCCGTTATGAGTCGTTTTTTGTATGCCTCCGGCGGGGTGGGACCGAACTTATCTCTCAGACCGAGCAGGGAAAGTTCCCTGAGGTATTCATCAGGAGCCCCCCCCTCGACATGAAACATCGGGAGCAGGCTAGCACCCATCGTGAATTGGACGTTACAACGCTCTGCAATCCGTCGTGTCGCCAAAATCGCATCGGGAATCTCGGCAAAGGCCCTCTTCATCTCTTCCGGCGATTTGAGGTAGAACTGGTCTGACTCAAAGCGGAGTCTGTTCTGATCACTGACGGTCTTGCCCGTCTGAATACAGAGAAGGATATCGTGAGCCCTGGCGTCCTCCCTGTTCAGGTAATGACAGTCATTAGTAGCAACTACCGGGATATGGAGATCCTTCGCAAGCTCAATGAGTCTTCGGTTCGCCCGTTCCTGGGCCTCGAGACCGTTATCCTGCAGTTCGATGTAGAAATTATCCGGGCCAAGGATATGCTTATATTGCAGTGCACTCTCTCTCGCCTTATCGACCATCTCCCTGCTCACATAGTATGGGACCTCTCCTTTCAGACAAGCCGAAAGGCCGATAAGACCCCCGCTGTACTGCGCGAGAAGGTCCTTGTCTATCCTCGGCTTATAATAGAACCCTTCCGTATAGGCTCTCGAGACGAGGGTCACGAGATTCTTGTACCCTGCATCGTCCTTCGCAAGAAGAATAAGATGGAATGAAGCCTCTGACGCATTCATACCCCCTTTTTCAAGGCGGCTTCCAGGGGCAACGTAAATCTCGCACCCAATAATCGGCTTCATTCCGGCCTTCGATATCTTTTTGTAGAACTCGACGGCCCCGAAGAGATTCCCATGGTCTGTTATCGCCACTGCCGGCATCTTGCACTGGGATGCCCGCTCCGCGAGTTCATCAATCTTGATAGACCCGTCAAGCAGGCTGTACTCAGTATGGAGATGAAGAGGTACAAAGTCGGCGCGCTGATGCATAGGAAATTTTACCTGATAGAGAATCTCAAGGTCAAACGTAACGATCGTCTGAGAAAAATGACTCCGAGCCACGAGATGAATGAAATTCCCTGTATGCCTTTGCTTCTCATGCCGGAGCGACCTGGAAATGCCACGGGCGACATACCGACGGAGAGAATTTCATCTTCTTGAAAGGAATGAGGTCATCCTCTCATATACCGCTTCCACGGTAATGGCCTGCGGGAAACCGGCAGGAGGCAACGCAGAGATCACTTCAACGCCTCTGCCGAGGGGCTTCCAGAAAAATGGATCGGTAGGGCCGAAGAGAGCGAGAACATCAGCGTTCACCGCTGCCGCAAGATGCGTAACGCCTGAGTCATTCCCTACGTAGAGATGGCAGAGGCTCAGTAGGGCCGCAACAGTAACTAGCCTCGCATTGCTCACATGGATAACCCTTCTCTGTCTCCGGGCGAAGTCATCCACCTTTTCTTTCACGTCGGGGCCCTCCGCAGGCCCCGAGAAGAAGAGGAAGAAGATATCCCGGTCCTGTTTCATCCTTCCGGCAAGCGCAAGATATCTTTCGATCGACCAGCACTTGCCTTTCCCTCCGCTCCCCGGATGCATGCCTATCAGTGTCATCCCGGTGCTGTCATATCCCGATCCCGCGAGGAACTCCTCGGCCCTTTCTATAGGGAGAGAGGGAATGCGAAGCAGCCCCGACGATAGTGCCGGATCACTACCTCCATCGATCTTATGGGAAAGCTGTTCCATTCTGTATTCAGAGACATGTCTTCTGACACCGGGTGGAGGTATCGTGATGATTGTCTCCGTCTGGCGAACCGCTTTCCTGAAGTTCGCGACAATACGGGAATCACTCCGTAACGTGAAGAGAAAGGCCCGGTCATACCGTGACAGGAATTCCATCGTCTTTTCGTCTGGAGTCGTTGTGTATAGTGACGAATAGAATGCGGCCTCAGCGGAAGATGCCTCATCGGCATAGCCTGCCTCCCTCAGAAAATCTGCCGCATCGGATCCTCCCGCGATATGGACAAGACCTGAGAGACGCCTTATCGTCCCGATGCACCGAAGGGAAAGGAGGAGATCGCCGAGTGCTCCGCTGTGGTGGATTAACGTTTTCAAGCCTGCCGTGCTTTCAAGGGGATTCCTTCCTATCTTGCTCATTCCTCGTCCGTCTTAATGTGAGACTGTCATCTGCGTCCGAGCGGATATTATGATCCTAACAAAATGCTTGATTAAGAAATAGCGTGGCAAACCGGAAGTCTTCTAAAAATAACAAATTCACCCAAAAAAGAAAATACACGCTGAAGCCCTTGACCCCAACTATCTGAAAACCAAGAGAAAAAAACGAAGCAGAGGCTAAAACAGGCTTTAATAAAGGATCATCGCAAAAAGAAGAGAAAATAGAGTAAATCTACAATCTGTTCTTCATGAAATGCTTAGAATTCCTATAGAAACAGAGAGAGAGAGTTGCCCATGATAGAATGCCGTTATATGATAATTATAGTAGATAGAGGGCAATGGAATTGCCCTTGAGGAGGTGATTATCATGGCAGGATTCAAAGGTTCAACGGAACTGATGAAGACCGAAAGACCGAGATTACTTTCGCCCATCGATGAGATGGAGAGGTGGTTTGAAGATGTTATCCGGAGACCTTTTTCATGGCTCCCTTCAACGGTCTGGCCTGAAATGAAAGTCGGCGAGTTCGAAGCCGTTTCACCTCATGTCGACATTTATGAGGAAGGCAATGAACTGGTTCTGAAAGCCGATCTGCCGGGCTTGGAAAAGAAGGACCTCGACATCAGTGTTTCCGGTAACGCGCTGACCATAACGGGCGAGAAGAAGAGAGAAGAAAAGGTGGAAAAGGGTGATTACTTCAGGTATGAACGTTCCCATGGTTCGTTCTTCCGCAGGTTTGAACTGCCGGCCGATGTTGATACGGAAAAGATAGAGGCTCACCTTGAAAACGGCGTCCTGGAAGTAAGACTACCGAAGAGCGAAGAGGCGAAAAGCAAAAGCAAGAAAATCTCGATCAGCTGATCCGGCTGCTCCCCGGCGACCAGCCGGGGATTTTTTTGTCTTATCGAAGGGCCGTCCTTCAGCCGTTAAGCCAGCTGCCTGCCGGAGTTCTTCTTCACGAGCATCGTGACTGCTGTAGCAGCATCCCGTTTCAGCAGGAAGAAACATACGACCGCCGATAGGAAGACAAGTATCGATAGAGTCTTCTCGCCCTTGCCGATCATAATAATGCCACCGACGATAAGGAACAGCATGAATACCGACGGCGCTACGATTCGTGAAAAAACCTCTCTTCCGGGGGTTATGTGACTGAAACAGGACGCAGCCTCCTCACGTTTCCCTAATCTTTCATAGAGAAGCCCTTGATTAAGCCATGCTATATTTGACTTTTGGTCCAGGGTGAGTGCTCGTCCGTAATACGCGATCGCCCTTCCCGGGTCGCTTTCTTGAACCTGCAAGGCCAACCGAAACCACATATTGAACAAATTACCCCCCTTGTCATAGCACGCCCGGGCATCTGCGGAGCGCCCTGTCTCCTCGAGTATTACCCCTTTCAGAAACCAGCCCCTGTGAAAATCAGGATTAGCCGACAGGAGTTTGTCGACGAGGTTCTCGGCCCTGTCATATTCCTTCTTTTCGTAATGCGACAATGCACCTTCCCACAACTTTCTTATCTCCTCCATGGTTTCATCTCCCTATCCTTTCCCGGGACGGTCTTGACGCTTCAGTTTTTCCTTCGCCGCTCCAACAGAGTCATTCATAAATATCAATATCGAGAGAATCCGCGACAAGCACTGACAACGTCTTCGATAGTTCCTCCGGATCCTCGATACAGGGAAATCCTCTCTTCTTCACCTCATTGAATATCGCGTCATATATCCTGTCGAACTTATCGGTGTGGTTCCGGCTCGTTGTACATGCGGGACACTTCTCCATGCTCCATGCCTCTCTTTCATCGGACTTTAGAGAAGTATAGAAAGAAATTTCACCTTCCGTCAATTGATACTTCCCGTGGATCCTGATCCGGCCGAACTGTTGACTTTCTTATGTCCAAACGTTTATACTTCTGTCCGAGGAAAAGATGGGAACTTATACAACATACCATCCGCATAAGATAAAGAGAAAGAGAAATCACGGCTTCCTTGAAAGGATGAGCACCAAGGGAGGAAGAAGGACTCTCCAGCGGAGACGCGCGAAGGGGCGCAAGAGGTTGGTCGTTTAAATTTTCGCCCGGATGACGACTCTCGAGGAGTGCGCATTCAGACCCGGACCCGCAGACCATCCCGTGAACATATTTCTCTCGTCGTATCGCATCCGATGCGCTCTGAAGATGGCCGGAGGTCTTAGGTTTTCCTTAGGTCCAGGGTGTTTTCATGCATAGCCGATGCAAAGGAATACAATGAGCAGACTAATCATCCTGGCAATCAAGGGCTACCGTCTTTTCGTCTCACCTCTTCTCCCCGGAGCCTGCAGGTTTACTCCCACTTGTTCATGTTACTCGATCGATGCCGTCACGAAGTATGGGTCGCTGAAAGGTCTCTCTCTTTCACTCGGCAGGGTGCTCCGATGCCATCCCTTCCACCCCGGCGGATACGACCCGGTGAGGTAATCCAGACACATGGATTCTATGGAAAAAAGGACCCTCATCGCTGTTTTGCTGACACTCGTCGTCTTGATAGGGTATCAATTCATGTTCACGAAACCCGTGCCTCAGACGCCGCAAAAGGCAGAGACAGGGACAAAGACAGAAAGAGAAGCGACGAAGAAAGAGACACCTTCCCCGGTTGTACCCGCCCCGCCCGCTGAAGTATCCGTCGCTGCAAGAGACATAAAGGTGGAAACCGAACTTTATGCCGCAACGCTCACATCGAGAGGAGGTACCATCAAAGGCTTTCAACTGAGACGGTATAAGGATAAGAATAACGGCGATGTTACCCTTCTCAAGGCGCCGGATGCATACCCTGCTCCTCTCGCAGTAGGGCTGAGTACCGAAAATTTCGAGCTCTCGAGAATGAATTTTAGCGTGCACGGTTCCGATCAAAATCTCAAGGGAGCCGAGACAGGTTCATTGATCTTCGAATATTCTTCGCCTTCCGTGACGATAAGGAGGACCTATACATTCCATGGGGACCGCTATACCATTGATGTGAGCGATGAAGTGGCAGGCCTTCCTGAATATTGGATTACCCTCGGCTCCGATTTCGGGATCTACGATTCAAAAGATTCATCCATACCTCATTTCGGTCCGGTCATCCTCAAAGACACGGAAAGAATAGAATTGAATACGAAGAAATTCGCCGAAACACAGAGTTACCGCGGCGGCCTCCGCTGGGTGGCCGAGGAGGACAAATATTTCTGTGCGGCGCTTATTCCGTCCGGTCAGGAGCAGGAGGCGAAGGCTTGGAAGGCCGGGGATTCCGTACTCGTCGCTTTCAAGGCTAAAGCGGGGAGAAACAATTTCATTGTTTATGCCGGACCAAAGGAATACGATAGATTGAGCGCGTTGCACGTCGGTCTTGAGCACATCATAGATTTCGGGTTCTTCTCGATCCTGGCTCGGCCTCTCTTCTGGCTGCTGAAATTCTTCTATTCCTTCCTCGGAAACTATGGCTGGGCGATAGTACTCCTGACGGTCATCGTGAGAATCCCCTTCATCCCGCTTGTGAACAAAGGGCAAAAGTCTATGCGGCAGCTCCAGGCGATCCAGCCGAAACTCACGGAGATACGGGAGAAATACAAGAAGGACCCGCAGCGGATGCAGAAAGAGACGATGGAGATGTACAAGAAATATAAGGTGAATCCCATGGGCGGATGCCTTCCGATGCTCCTCCAGATACCTGTCTTCTTCGCCCTCTATAAGGTTCTCATGACGGCCATCGAATTACGGGATGCGTCGTTCATCCTCTGGATACGGGACCTCTCCGGACCGGATACCCTCTTCGGGCACATCCCCGCATCGTTTCCCCTTATCGGCGGGTTCGCCATAGGGCCATTGCCCATCGCTATGGGCATAACCATGGTGATCCAGCAAAAGATGACGCCTTCGTCCCTTGACCCCGCACAAAATAAAATGATGATGCTCATGCCGGTGGTGTTTACCTTCCTCTTTCTCAATTTCGCATCCGGACTTGTTCTCTACTGGCTCGTGAACAACGTCTTCAGTATCGCCCAGCAGTACTATACGAACGCTCGGACCGCTAAACAACCTTCCTGAATCGCTAGAAGCATCG from Thermodesulfovibrionales bacterium includes:
- the yidD gene encoding membrane protein insertion efficiency factor YidD — encoded protein: MSRLIILAIKGYRLFVSPLLPGACRFTPTCSCYSIDAVTKYGSLKGLSLSLGRVLRCHPFHPGGYDPVR
- a CDS encoding glycosyltransferase family 9 protein; translation: MSKIGRNPLESTAGLKTLIHHSGALGDLLLSLRCIGTIRRLSGLVHIAGGSDAADFLREAGYADEASSAEAAFYSSLYTTTPDEKTMEFLSRYDRAFLFTLRSDSRIVANFRKAVRQTETIITIPPPGVRRHVSEYRMEQLSHKIDGGSDPALSSGLLRIPSLPIERAEEFLAGSGYDSTGMTLIGMHPGSGGKGKCWSIERYLALAGRMKQDRDIFFLFFSGPAEGPDVKEKVDDFARRQRRVIHVSNARLVTVAALLSLCHLYVGNDSGVTHLAAAVNADVLALFGPTDPFFWKPLGRGVEVISALPPAGFPQAITVEAVYERMTSFLSRR
- a CDS encoding acetyl-CoA carboxylase carboxyltransferase subunit alpha; protein product: MRYYLEFEKPIEALETKIDELKRLSDGKDIDMTSEIKKLEKKVRDLGTEIFANLSPWQRTMIARHPDRPYTLDYISIMTEGFVELHGDRRFADDPAVIGGLGKVGGTTVMVIGHQKGRGTRERIQRNFGQPHPEGYRKALRLMRLAERFKIPVLTLIDTPGAFPGIGAEERGQAEAIATNLMEMSRVKTPIVSVVIGEGGSGGAIALGVSDRLYMLEHAVYSVISPEGCAAILLKKKNGDLTPGEFDKAAQALRLTARDLLEFKVIDDIIPEPPGGAHRSHETVAGSVAETVLNALEELKAKTPGKLIEERYKRFRRVGVVEFAEREKG
- a CDS encoding DUF4337 domain-containing protein — translated: MPEVELPKTDELEEVRGKRFTRRVALTTAVFAVLLAVTSLGGNHAMKEMLLAQQQSSDQWAFYQSKVVREHLYRLQKSRLETDILERGRAMNPEVRKQFEAMLKNLKEEEVRYNSEKKKIEEDAKELERERDKNRSKDPYFDYAEVFLQIAIVMASISILALSLPVFYFSLVSAILGTVLMLNGYLLIFRLPFFQ
- a CDS encoding DNA polymerase III subunit alpha, with the translated sequence MHQRADFVPLHLHTEYSLLDGSIKIDELAERASQCKMPAVAITDHGNLFGAVEFYKKISKAGMKPIIGCEIYVAPGSRLEKGGMNASEASFHLILLAKDDAGYKNLVTLVSRAYTEGFYYKPRIDKDLLAQYSGGLIGLSACLKGEVPYYVSREMVDKARESALQYKHILGPDNFYIELQDNGLEAQERANRRLIELAKDLHIPVVATNDCHYLNREDARAHDILLCIQTGKTVSDQNRLRFESDQFYLKSPEEMKRAFAEIPDAILATRRIAERCNVQFTMGASLLPMFHVEGGAPDEYLRELSLLGLRDKFGPTPPEAYKKRLITELEIINRMKYASYFLIVWDFISFAKKRGIPVGPGRGSAAGSLVAYCLGITEIDPIKYNLLFERFLNPERVSMPDIDVDFCKDRRGEVISYVSNKYGDDHVAQIITFGTMAAKAAIRDVGRGLDMPYAEVDRIAKIIPNTLNITIDEALKSEPQLRELYDGDQKVRDLIDIAKRLEGLCRHASTHAAGVVVSPEPLTEYAPLYRNPADGTITTQFDMGAVESIGLLKFDFLGLKTLTVLERTLEYIKANGRELSLPDIPFDDQETYSLLSSGQTTGVFQLESEGMRDILRRMQPNRFEDLIALVALYRPGPMGWIDDFIKRKKGEAKVSYEMPQLREILDETYGIILYQEQVMMIANKIANFSMGQADILRRAMGKKRPEEMEKQKEGFIKGAVANGIPEKKAARLFENMEPFAMYGFNKSHSAAYAYVAYQTAYLKAHFPVEFMAATLSTDTDNTDKIVKSIGECKKMSIDILPPDINLGGREFKVIGNGIRFGLEAVKGVGSAAIESILSVREDGGPFQSMGEFLQRIDGKKVNKKVVESLVKSGAFDSLGISRSAAMAVIESSNGQQAACSLFGHDEVFDQKGGAEWDTTEILKHEKEALGFYITGHPLSRYREGMASLHVKRMSELEDALDKQEIHVAGVVSGIKKIKTKGKAETMAYLTLEDEDGRVEVLVFPEMYRNLSGILNKDSLISVKGTVDRTEKGIKLVSREIARIEDLMAQKNSRKIAIRIKSPAEPGGLEKLRELFSGYNERRGGARVCLLVEVEGALVEIDTDLSLEPSQDLIDSIERLTGKGTVKAG
- a CDS encoding tetratricopeptide repeat protein — encoded protein: MEEIRKLWEGALSHYEKKEYDRAENLVDKLLSANPDFHRGWFLKGVILEETGRSADARACYDKGGNLFNMWFRLALQVQESDPGRAIAYYGRALTLDQKSNIAWLNQGLLYERLGKREEAASCFSHITPGREVFSRIVAPSVFMLFLIVGGIIMIGKGEKTLSILVFLSAVVCFFLLKRDAATAVTMLVKKNSGRQLA
- the yidC gene encoding membrane protein insertase YidC produces the protein MDSMEKRTLIAVLLTLVVLIGYQFMFTKPVPQTPQKAETGTKTEREATKKETPSPVVPAPPAEVSVAARDIKVETELYAATLTSRGGTIKGFQLRRYKDKNNGDVTLLKAPDAYPAPLAVGLSTENFELSRMNFSVHGSDQNLKGAETGSLIFEYSSPSVTIRRTYTFHGDRYTIDVSDEVAGLPEYWITLGSDFGIYDSKDSSIPHFGPVILKDTERIELNTKKFAETQSYRGGLRWVAEEDKYFCAALIPSGQEQEAKAWKAGDSVLVAFKAKAGRNNFIVYAGPKEYDRLSALHVGLEHIIDFGFFSILARPLFWLLKFFYSFLGNYGWAIVLLTVIVRIPFIPLVNKGQKSMRQLQAIQPKLTEIREKYKKDPQRMQKETMEMYKKYKVNPMGGCLPMLLQIPVFFALYKVLMTAIELRDASFILWIRDLSGPDTLFGHIPASFPLIGGFAIGPLPIAMGITMVIQQKMTPSSLDPAQNKMMMLMPVVFTFLFLNFASGLVLYWLVNNVFSIAQQYYTNARTAKQPS
- a CDS encoding Hsp20/alpha crystallin family protein — protein: MAGFKGSTELMKTERPRLLSPIDEMERWFEDVIRRPFSWLPSTVWPEMKVGEFEAVSPHVDIYEEGNELVLKADLPGLEKKDLDISVSGNALTITGEKKREEKVEKGDYFRYERSHGSFFRRFELPADVDTEKIEAHLENGVLEVRLPKSEEAKSKSKKISIS
- the rpmH gene encoding 50S ribosomal protein L34, with the translated sequence MGTYTTYHPHKIKRKRNHGFLERMSTKGGRRTLQRRRAKGRKRLVV